The following proteins come from a genomic window of Flavobacteriaceae bacterium MAR_2010_188:
- a CDS encoding exopolysaccharide biosynthesis polyprenyl glycosylphosphotransferase has translation MTKNSGIHFEISERKILLRFLDIVMVLLGLYLLEIFSSFDYIRITQINAVPIIVLVLYLSVFGTVFEIYNLQQASKLDLTFRNIVLTASVTVLFYLLTPFVTPVLPVNRLQIIYFYIVIIAAIFLWRIAYTKLIASPRFFKKVLVVGEISNLESIIRPLKEADPNYKIIGFINSESPTEDPIRFKGLKEYQPYELMQVIQDEKISEIVVASYNSENITSEIYHDLITLLENGFTIREYTQVFEEITSRVPIQFVGKDFYKYFPFSRSNQNTLYKLAHRFFDVVFSILGLAFGIIILPIILVGNAIANQGPLMYIQERVGKNGRNFKIYKLRTMVANAEIAGIKWAEKDDIRITMFGKFLRRSRLDEIPQFINVLKDEMSIIGPRPERPFFVNELSNIIPFYETRHIIKPGLTGWAQVSSRYGGTVDESLIKLQYDLYYIKHRSIFLDFNIIVKTLSTIIFYRGQ, from the coding sequence ATGACCAAGAATTCGGGTATTCATTTTGAAATTTCTGAACGTAAAATACTTTTGCGTTTTCTTGATATTGTGATGGTGCTTTTAGGACTTTATCTGCTCGAGATTTTCTCCAGTTTTGATTATATAAGAATTACCCAGATAAATGCGGTGCCAATCATAGTGCTGGTTCTATATCTTTCAGTATTCGGAACCGTTTTCGAAATTTATAACCTTCAACAGGCTAGCAAATTAGATTTAACCTTTCGTAATATTGTACTTACCGCCTCAGTGACGGTTCTCTTCTATCTTTTAACCCCTTTTGTTACTCCCGTACTTCCGGTTAATCGGTTGCAGATAATCTATTTTTATATTGTAATTATTGCAGCTATCTTCCTGTGGAGAATTGCCTATACCAAGCTGATTGCTTCACCCAGATTTTTTAAGAAGGTATTGGTAGTTGGTGAAATTTCCAATCTCGAAAGTATTATTAGACCTTTAAAGGAGGCGGACCCTAATTACAAAATTATCGGTTTCATCAACTCAGAATCTCCGACGGAAGATCCAATAAGGTTTAAAGGTCTAAAAGAATATCAGCCCTACGAATTAATGCAAGTTATTCAAGATGAAAAAATCTCGGAAATAGTAGTGGCTAGTTATAATTCTGAAAATATCACCTCGGAAATTTATCATGATTTAATCACGCTTTTAGAAAACGGCTTTACTATTAGGGAATACACTCAAGTCTTTGAAGAAATCACTTCTAGAGTGCCAATACAATTTGTAGGTAAGGATTTCTATAAGTATTTCCCATTTAGTAGAAGCAATCAAAACACCTTATACAAATTGGCTCACCGCTTTTTTGATGTGGTCTTTTCTATCCTCGGACTTGCTTTCGGTATCATTATTTTGCCGATTATTCTAGTCGGGAACGCAATCGCCAATCAAGGGCCATTGATGTATATCCAAGAGCGGGTTGGTAAAAATGGGCGGAATTTTAAGATTTACAAGTTAAGGACCATGGTTGCCAATGCCGAAATCGCGGGAATTAAATGGGCGGAGAAGGATGATATCAGGATTACTATGTTTGGTAAATTCCTAAGACGTTCTAGATTGGATGAAATCCCCCAATTCATCAATGTCTTAAAGGACGAAATGAGCATCATCGGACCCAGACCAGAACGTCCGTTCTTCGTGAACGAACTTTCTAACATTATTCCCTTTTACGAAACAAGGCATATTATTAAACCTGGATTAACCGGTTGGGCGCAAGTAAGCTCTAGATATGGAGGTACGGTAGATGAGAGTTTGATAAAGCTTCAATATGATCTTTACTATATAAAACACCGAAGCATATTCCTTGATTTCAACATCATCGTAAAGACGCTTAGCACCATCATTTTTTATAGAGGGCAATAG
- a CDS encoding Apolipoprotein N-acyltransferase, protein MKRLLLSILSGLLFAFSWPTYGFPFLLFLAFVPLLYFERDFRLKPSRFGNLKFFACAYLAFFIWNFVTTSWLRFADIFGASFAVLVNSLLMALVLLISHLAAKRTTQIRGQIFFATIWISFEMLHLNWEFSWPWLNLGNGFSEYYKLIQWYEYTGTFGGTLWILALNILIFNSIVEYKKVQKAFKLVKILPSLLLLVIPIIISLVIYGNYENHGKDINVIALQPNIDPYSLKYDTPNDQISDLFIKLTDTQLTDSTDFVIAPETVFAQNVRLNQYESSFFKYKLDSYVKEHPNLNLLTGVSFIELITEKDKVQAESNEYNDSIWYNDYNSAIMLNSTGKTQFYNKSKLVVGVENFPYQEFLKPLIGDAMIDLGGTVSMKTTQKERGVFKGYNSDLYAAPIICYESVYGEFVTGYVRNGANFLAIITNDGWWNETQGHKQHLSYARLRAIETRRQIVRSANTGISALIDDKGDIMDFIPYAKQGALAGTLKTNEKMTFYVMAGDYIARIALFIMIFLGLVIFFRKPRVSSF, encoded by the coding sequence ATGAAAAGACTGCTCCTATCTATTCTTTCCGGATTACTATTTGCTTTTTCATGGCCGACCTACGGATTTCCCTTTTTGCTTTTTTTGGCGTTTGTACCCCTACTTTACTTTGAAAGGGACTTTAGGCTAAAACCAAGTCGATTTGGAAATTTGAAATTTTTCGCTTGTGCATATTTAGCTTTCTTTATTTGGAATTTCGTCACCACGAGTTGGTTGCGCTTTGCTGATATTTTTGGGGCAAGTTTCGCGGTTTTGGTCAACTCTTTATTGATGGCCTTGGTTTTGTTAATCTCTCATTTAGCCGCAAAACGAACCACCCAAATTAGAGGACAAATATTTTTTGCAACAATTTGGATCAGTTTTGAAATGCTCCATCTCAACTGGGAATTCTCGTGGCCCTGGTTAAATTTGGGCAATGGTTTTTCTGAATATTACAAATTGATTCAATGGTACGAATACACCGGAACATTTGGAGGAACACTTTGGATATTAGCACTCAATATTTTGATATTCAATAGTATAGTTGAATATAAGAAAGTTCAGAAAGCATTCAAGTTAGTTAAAATTCTACCAAGCTTGCTCCTTTTGGTTATTCCAATAATTATTTCTTTGGTGATCTATGGCAATTATGAGAATCACGGAAAAGACATTAATGTCATTGCTCTTCAGCCAAATATAGATCCATATAGCTTAAAGTACGATACTCCTAATGATCAGATTTCAGATCTTTTCATCAAATTAACCGATACCCAACTCACAGATTCAACCGATTTCGTGATTGCGCCAGAAACGGTATTTGCACAGAACGTTAGGCTTAATCAATATGAAAGTTCTTTTTTTAAGTATAAGCTTGACTCTTATGTAAAGGAGCATCCTAACCTAAATCTACTAACTGGAGTTTCCTTTATCGAATTGATTACGGAGAAAGACAAAGTACAGGCAGAATCTAATGAGTATAACGATTCAATTTGGTACAATGATTATAATTCGGCAATCATGTTGAATTCTACTGGCAAGACCCAATTCTATAATAAATCGAAATTAGTAGTTGGGGTTGAAAATTTTCCGTATCAAGAATTTTTAAAGCCGTTGATTGGTGATGCCATGATAGATTTGGGCGGTACGGTTTCTATGAAAACTACCCAAAAGGAACGCGGCGTTTTTAAAGGATATAATTCTGATTTATATGCTGCACCAATTATTTGTTACGAATCTGTTTACGGTGAATTTGTTACGGGTTATGTTAGAAACGGCGCGAATTTCCTCGCGATAATCACTAACGATGGTTGGTGGAACGAAACCCAAGGACATAAGCAACATTTAAGCTACGCCAGACTACGTGCAATTGAAACCAGACGACAGATTGTGAGAAGCGCTAATACGGGGATTTCGGCACTTATCGACGACAAGGGCGATATCATGGATTTTATCCCATATGCAAAGCAAGGCGCACTGGCAGGAACCTTAAAGACAAATGAAAAAATGACTTTCTATGTGATGGCTGGTGACTATATCGCCAGAATCGCCTTATTTATAATGATCTTTTTAGGGCTGGTAATTTTCTTTAGAAAGCCGAGAGTTAGCAGTTTTTAG
- a CDS encoding CDP-diacylglycerol---serine O-phosphatidyltransferase, with protein sequence MGLKKYIPNSITLLNLLSGCLAVIFAVSNDFFTAAIFVFLGIFFDFFDGLLARKFNVQSPLGIQLDSLADMVTSGLVPGIVMFKLISISMISEEPTYSTGWNESYQLEVLRYTILPVLGLFITLASAYRLAKFNLDEDQQTSFKGLPTPANALMIISLPLVIQFQNSDLLTSIILNPWFLLVVTALSCYLLNSSINLFALKFKHYGLEGNYFRYGLLLLSVILIVWLQFAAIPLIIISYIILSLLHYSVYKH encoded by the coding sequence ATGGGGCTAAAAAAATACATTCCTAATTCTATTACTTTACTGAATCTGCTAAGTGGATGTCTTGCGGTGATATTTGCCGTAAGCAATGATTTCTTTACCGCCGCAATTTTTGTTTTTCTTGGTATTTTCTTCGATTTTTTTGATGGTTTATTAGCCAGAAAGTTTAATGTACAGAGTCCATTGGGCATACAATTAGATTCTTTGGCAGATATGGTCACAAGCGGACTGGTCCCCGGAATCGTCATGTTTAAGCTGATATCTATTTCCATGATTTCTGAAGAACCAACATATTCTACAGGATGGAACGAATCTTATCAACTTGAAGTTCTTAGATATACCATTTTGCCTGTTTTAGGTTTGTTTATAACCTTGGCTTCTGCTTATCGATTGGCGAAATTTAATTTGGACGAAGACCAACAGACGTCTTTTAAAGGATTGCCAACGCCCGCTAATGCTTTAATGATTATTTCGTTGCCTTTGGTAATCCAGTTTCAGAATTCGGATTTGCTAACCTCAATCATTTTAAATCCATGGTTCTTATTGGTAGTTACGGCCTTGAGTTGTTATTTGCTGAATAGCTCAATAAATCTGTTCGCCTTGAAATTTAAACACTATGGTTTAGAAGGAAACTATTTTAGATACGGACTCTTATTATTAAGCGTGATTCTTATAGTTTGGCTGCAATTTGCTGCAATACCGCTGATTATCATATCTTATATTATTCTTTCTCTTTTACATTATTCAGTTTATAAACACTAA
- a CDS encoding lipopolysaccharide export system ATP-binding protein, which yields MRLRAENLLKSYGGRKVVKGVSLEVNQGEIVGLLGPNGAGKTTSFYMIVGLIKPNGGTIYLDSTNITKYPMYKRAQNGIGYLAQEASVFRKLSIEDNILSVLQMTNLSKKEQLAKMESLIDEFGLGHIRKSRGDLLSGGERRRTEIARALATDPNFILLDEPFAGVDPVAVEDIQRIVAQLTKKNIGILITDHNVQETLAITDRTYLMFEGSILKAGEPEELANDEMVRKVYLGQNFELRKKKILFE from the coding sequence ATGCGGTTAAGAGCAGAAAATTTACTTAAAAGTTATGGCGGAAGAAAAGTCGTTAAAGGTGTTTCCTTAGAAGTTAACCAAGGAGAAATCGTAGGCTTATTGGGTCCTAATGGAGCAGGTAAAACAACTTCATTTTATATGATCGTCGGATTGATAAAGCCCAACGGTGGAACGATTTATCTCGATAGTACAAATATTACCAAATACCCGATGTATAAAAGGGCCCAAAACGGAATCGGTTACCTGGCACAAGAAGCTTCGGTCTTTAGGAAATTGAGTATCGAGGACAATATTTTAAGTGTATTACAGATGACCAATCTCAGTAAAAAGGAGCAACTGGCAAAAATGGAATCCTTAATTGATGAGTTCGGGCTTGGACATATTAGAAAAAGCCGGGGCGATTTACTTTCTGGTGGCGAAAGAAGGCGTACGGAAATCGCTAGAGCACTTGCCACCGACCCAAATTTTATTCTACTCGATGAACCTTTTGCGGGTGTAGATCCTGTTGCAGTAGAAGATATCCAAAGAATTGTGGCCCAACTTACCAAGAAAAATATCGGTATCCTTATCACCGATCATAATGTACAAGAAACATTAGCCATTACCGACAGAACTTATTTAATGTTTGAAGGTAGTATTCTAAAAGCAGGTGAACCAGAAGAACTTGCAAATGATGAAATGGTTAGAAAAGTATATCTAGGCCAAAATTTTGAATTACGTAAAAAGAAGATTCTTTTCGAATAA
- a CDS encoding alkylhydroperoxidase AhpD family core domain-containing protein, with protein MADIVDDFNNYRSKMNDAILADNNKIIKRIFNLDTNAFSEGVLDKKTKELLGLVASTVLRCDDCIRYHLEACYKLGLKKEEVVETLGIATLVGGTIVIPHLRRAYEFWDALEKG; from the coding sequence ATGGCTGATATAGTCGATGATTTTAATAACTACCGTTCTAAGATGAACGACGCCATTTTGGCGGATAACAATAAGATAATAAAGCGGATATTTAATCTAGATACCAATGCGTTTAGCGAAGGCGTGCTGGATAAGAAGACCAAGGAACTTTTAGGTTTGGTGGCATCTACTGTTTTGAGATGCGATGATTGTATTAGATATCATTTAGAAGCTTGTTATAAATTAGGTTTGAAAAAGGAAGAAGTTGTAGAGACTTTGGGGATTGCGACATTAGTCGGTGGTACCATTGTAATACCTCATCTGAGAAGAGCTTACGAATTCTGGGATGCTTTGGAAAAGGGATAA
- a CDS encoding Sec-independent protein translocase TatC, which yields MAKKNINEMSFLDHLEDLRWHLIRMVLAIVIAGTVAFFIPRFIFDTIIFGPKQMSFPTYHYLCQVATFFRIDSTFCGTEFPFRIQNRTMGGQFTAHIWTSIYAGFIIAFPYVTYQLWKFISPGLKENERKHSRGFIIVTSLLFFIGVLFGYYIVTPLSINFLGSYNVSSEISNEIDLSSYIGLVRSTAIASGLIFELPIIIYFLTKVGVLTPQILKKYRKIALVVVLILSAIITPPDIASQVIVAIPILILYQVSIYISAAVVRGQKKAELTNKMTKTNG from the coding sequence ATGGCAAAGAAGAATATTAATGAGATGTCGTTCTTAGATCATCTCGAGGATTTACGTTGGCACCTAATACGTATGGTGCTGGCAATTGTTATCGCAGGGACGGTTGCGTTTTTCATACCAAGGTTTATTTTTGACACCATTATTTTCGGGCCTAAGCAGATGAGCTTCCCGACCTACCATTACCTCTGTCAGGTGGCAACATTTTTTCGTATTGACTCCACTTTCTGTGGTACCGAATTTCCTTTTAGAATTCAGAACAGGACCATGGGCGGACAGTTTACCGCACATATCTGGACTTCTATCTACGCCGGATTTATTATTGCCTTCCCTTATGTAACCTATCAACTTTGGAAGTTTATAAGTCCTGGTCTTAAAGAAAATGAAAGAAAGCATTCTAGAGGTTTTATCATTGTTACGTCTCTATTATTCTTTATCGGAGTTTTATTTGGATACTACATCGTAACTCCTTTATCGATAAATTTCCTTGGGTCTTATAATGTGAGTTCAGAAATCTCGAACGAAATCGATCTTAGTTCGTATATAGGATTAGTACGTTCTACTGCAATAGCTTCAGGTTTGATTTTTGAGTTACCGATTATCATTTACTTCCTTACTAAAGTTGGAGTGCTTACTCCTCAAATACTTAAGAAATACAGAAAGATTGCCTTAGTGGTGGTATTAATTTTATCTGCAATTATAACGCCTCCGGATATTGCGAGTCAAGTAATTGTGGCAATTCCAATTTTAATACTCTACCAAGTGAGCATCTATATTTCGGCGGCTGTGGTTAGAGGACAGAAAAAAGCAGAATTAACGAACAAAATGACAAAAACAAATGGCTGA
- a CDS encoding arabinose-5-phosphate isomerase encodes MHQTQHSKNLNNSNSILTLAKKTIEIEASAIANLSNLLTHDFADTVNLIYKSKGRVIITGIGKSAIIASKIVATLNSSGTPAIFMHAADAIHGDLGLILKDDVVICISKSGNTPEIKVLVPLIKNAKNKLVAITGNIDSYLANQSDFVLNSFVEQEACPNNLAPTTSTTAQLVIGDALAVSLLDLRGFSKEDFAKYHPGGALGKRLYLRVRDLSSVNQKPAVKKETTIKDVIVEITEKMLGVTAVVEDEKIIGIITDGDLRRMLSKHDTFAHITAKDIMSLNPKCIEEDAMAVEAMDIMEAKGISQLLVEKDGKYSGVVHLHDLIKEGII; translated from the coding sequence ATGCATCAAACCCAACATTCAAAAAATTTGAACAACTCAAATTCTATTTTAACGCTTGCAAAAAAGACGATTGAGATAGAAGCTAGCGCCATTGCCAACCTTAGCAATCTTTTAACCCACGATTTTGCCGATACAGTAAATTTAATTTACAAATCCAAAGGTAGGGTTATTATTACCGGTATAGGTAAAAGCGCCATTATAGCTAGTAAAATAGTAGCAACACTCAATTCTAGTGGCACTCCGGCAATCTTTATGCACGCAGCAGATGCCATCCACGGCGACTTAGGTTTAATCCTTAAGGACGATGTGGTCATTTGCATATCTAAAAGCGGAAATACTCCAGAAATTAAGGTTTTGGTTCCGTTGATAAAAAATGCAAAGAACAAATTGGTCGCTATCACTGGTAATATAGATTCTTATTTGGCAAACCAATCTGACTTTGTATTAAATTCGTTTGTAGAACAAGAGGCATGTCCTAATAATTTGGCACCGACAACAAGTACCACCGCCCAATTGGTTATTGGTGATGCACTTGCGGTAAGTCTTTTGGATTTACGTGGTTTTTCTAAAGAAGATTTTGCTAAGTATCATCCCGGTGGTGCATTAGGAAAAAGACTTTATCTAAGGGTAAGGGATTTATCTTCGGTAAACCAAAAACCCGCAGTAAAAAAGGAAACTACCATTAAGGATGTTATTGTTGAAATTACAGAAAAAATGCTTGGGGTAACCGCAGTTGTTGAGGATGAAAAGATTATAGGTATTATTACTGATGGCGATTTAAGGCGAATGTTATCTAAACACGATACATTTGCCCATATAACCGCCAAAGATATTATGAGCCTAAATCCTAAATGTATAGAAGAAGATGCAATGGCAGTTGAAGCAATGGACATTATGGAAGCAAAAGGAATTTCGCAATTACTGGTAGAAAAAGATGGAAAATACTCCGGGGTTGTGCATCTTCACGATTTAATTAAAGAAGGAATTATTTAA